In the genome of Streptococcus mitis, one region contains:
- a CDS encoding RNA methyltransferase, with the protein MLKKNDIVEVEIVDLTHEGAGVAKVDGLVFFVENALPSEKILMRVLKVNKRIGFGKVEEYLVQSPHRNQNLDLAYLRSGIADLGHLAYPEQLKFKTKQVKDSLYKIAGIADVEVTETLGMEHPVKYRNKAQVPVRRVNGVLETGFFRKNSHDLMPLEDFFIQDPVIDEVVVALRDLLRRYDLKPYDEKEQSGLVRNLVVRRGHYSGQIMVILVTTRPKVFRVEQLIEQLIKQFPEIVSVMQNINDQNTNAIFGKEWRTLYGQDYITDQMLGNDYQIAGPAFYQVNTEMAEKLYQTAIDFAELKEDDVVIDAYSGIGTIGLSVAKHVKEVYGVEVIPEAVENSEKNAQLNNISNAHYVCDTAENAMKNWLKEGIQPTVILVDPPRKGLTEIFIKASAQTGADRIAYISCNVATMARDIKLYQELGYELKKVQPVDLFPQTHHVECVALLVKA; encoded by the coding sequence ATGTTAAAGAAAAATGATATTGTAGAAGTTGAAATTGTTGACTTGACCCATGAAGGGGCAGGAGTTGCCAAGGTGGATGGTTTGGTCTTTTTTGTAGAGAATGCTTTACCAAGTGAAAAAATTCTCATGCGAGTCCTCAAGGTCAATAAAAGGATTGGATTTGGGAAGGTTGAAGAATACCTTGTCCAGTCGCCACACCGTAATCAAAATCTAGATCTGGCTTATCTGCGTTCAGGAATCGCAGACTTGGGTCATCTTGCTTATCCAGAACAGCTTAAGTTTAAAACCAAGCAAGTTAAGGACAGTCTCTACAAGATTGCTGGAATTGCAGATGTAGAGGTTACTGAAACGCTTGGCATGGAACATCCAGTCAAGTATCGCAACAAGGCTCAGGTGCCTGTTCGTCGTGTTAATGGTGTCTTGGAAACAGGATTTTTCCGTAAGAATTCCCATGACCTCATGCCTCTAGAAGATTTCTTTATCCAAGATCCTGTGATTGATGAGGTAGTTGTAGCCCTACGCGACTTGCTCCGTCGTTATGATTTGAAACCTTATGACGAAAAGGAACAGTCCGGCTTGGTTCGGAACCTTGTGGTGCGTCGTGGCCACTACTCAGGACAAATCATGGTGATTTTGGTGACAACTCGTCCTAAAGTTTTCCGAGTGGAGCAATTGATTGAACAACTAATCAAGCAGTTCCCTGAGATTGTGTCGGTTATGCAAAATATCAACGACCAAAACACCAATGCGATTTTTGGCAAGGAATGGCGTACGCTTTATGGTCAAGACTATATTACCGACCAAATGTTGGGAAATGACTACCAAATCGCTGGACCAGCATTTTACCAAGTCAATACTGAAATGGCTGAAAAACTTTATCAAACAGCCATTGACTTTGCTGAATTAAAAGAAGATGATGTGGTTATTGATGCCTACTCAGGAATTGGAACGATAGGTTTATCAGTCGCCAAGCACGTTAAGGAAGTCTATGGTGTTGAAGTGATTCCAGAGGCGGTTGAAAATAGCGAGAAGAATGCTCAACTGAACAATATTTCAAATGCTCACTATGTTTGCGATACAGCTGAAAATGCAATGAAAAATTGGCTCAAAGAAGGAATTCAACCAACCGTTATCTTGGTTGACCCACCACGCAAGGGCTTGACCGAAATCTTCATCAAAGCAAGCGCTCAAACAGGAGCAGACCGCATCGCCTATATCTCTTGTAATGTCGCAACCATGGCGCGTGATATCAAACTCTACCAAGAGTTGGGTTATGAGTTGAAGAAAGTCCAGCCGGTTGACTTATTCCCGCAAACGCATCATGTTGAGTGTGTAGCTTTACTTGTAAAAGCATAG
- a CDS encoding abortive infection protein, giving the protein MTEIDKRNLKNYLYCTFGITYIAWGLLAIFTQSHILGLETFIGRMLHIVGALGPAIATGFYLKSNNIKFKHFVFNKRKNSSIYFIIHLLVILILFSVSSLELNGVSIYLMPLFFIQLIFFGGGHEELGWRGILQPLLDKKYTYWQSNLIVGSIWGIWHLPLWFIVGESHQGFPFILFFIYTLFLSFVLGLLYRQTKSVGYCILFHAFANLLNLYFVLKINVIFIIIFIGYFIYTILASNRISKETTF; this is encoded by the coding sequence ATGACAGAAATTGATAAAAGGAATTTAAAAAATTATCTTTATTGTACATTTGGAATTACTTATATAGCTTGGGGGCTTCTTGCCATATTTACTCAATCTCATATTTTGGGATTAGAAACATTTATAGGAAGAATGTTACATATAGTAGGTGCACTTGGTCCAGCTATTGCAACTGGCTTTTATTTGAAAAGTAATAATATAAAATTTAAACATTTTGTATTTAATAAAAGAAAAAATAGTAGTATTTATTTCATTATTCATTTGTTAGTAATTTTGATACTATTTTCTGTATCTTCCTTGGAATTAAACGGAGTATCAATTTATCTAATGCCGCTATTCTTTATACAATTAATTTTTTTTGGTGGTGGACATGAAGAATTAGGATGGAGAGGTATATTACAACCGTTACTTGATAAAAAATATACTTATTGGCAATCTAATTTGATTGTAGGATCAATTTGGGGGATTTGGCATCTGCCTTTATGGTTTATAGTTGGAGAAAGTCATCAAGGATTTCCTTTTATTTTATTTTTTATATATACATTATTTTTAAGTTTTGTTTTAGGGCTTCTTTATCGTCAAACGAAATCTGTGGGATACTGTATATTATTTCATGCGTTCGCAAATTTGTTAAATCTCTATTTTGTGTTAAAAATTAATGTTATTTTTATTATCATTTTTATTGGTTATTTTATTTATACTATATTGGCGAGTAATAGGATTAGTAAGGAAACAACATTTTAA
- a CDS encoding CopG family transcriptional regulator, giving the protein MATDKNRIMISLDDKNLEKLENLVEDARDRRGMRLTKSQVIELLLNTVDYFDDIMGAIYSKK; this is encoded by the coding sequence ATGGCAACTGATAAAAATAGAATAATGATTAGCTTGGATGATAAAAATTTAGAGAAACTTGAAAATTTAGTAGAAGATGCTAGAGATAGAAGAGGAATGCGTTTAACAAAATCCCAAGTTATAGAATTACTCCTAAATACCGTTGATTATTTCGATGATATTATGGGAGCTATTTACTCAAAAAAATAA
- a CDS encoding phosphoribosylanthranilate isomerase, with the protein MSLLFEEFKTIGFHLNRVGITPTLMGSLGLEFRTKENWGPSDIDIHVPGDPRGWEAPDHLRIYDWDKIMKVMKDLGYVLIDIHEHEFQKDRVSVEFGSIDSLLDFAGVSESDIGLIHIEDITFRLPSLEQYLSIYKASSQDSYRNDHNNNKDFKKIEWLERHL; encoded by the coding sequence ATGAGTCTCTTATTTGAAGAATTTAAAACCATTGGTTTCCATTTAAATCGAGTCGGAATTACACCGACACTGATGGGTTCTTTGGGATTGGAGTTTAGAACGAAAGAAAATTGGGGGCCGTCTGACATTGACATTCATGTGCCTGGTGATCCTAGAGGTTGGGAAGCACCTGATCATCTCAGAATTTATGACTGGGACAAGATAATGAAAGTGATGAAAGACTTAGGCTACGTCTTAATAGATATTCATGAGCATGAATTCCAAAAGGATAGAGTGAGTGTTGAATTTGGAAGTATCGATTCCTTACTTGATTTTGCAGGAGTTTCGGAATCGGATATAGGGCTTATTCACATTGAAGACATCACTTTTCGTCTTCCAAGTCTGGAGCAGTATCTAAGTATTTACAAAGCTTCTTCTCAAGACTCCTATCGAAATGATCACAATAACAATAAGGATTTTAAAAAGATCGAGTGGCTGGAAAGACATTTGTAA
- a CDS encoding ADP-ribosylglycohydrolase gives MLGAIVGDIVGSVYEWNNIKTKDFPLFRKDCFFTDDTVMTCAVAEAIMNGGQKVDFIDAMKKYGRMYPNADYGDRFNAWLNSDNREPYNSFGNGSAMRVSPCAWVMDCNVYERTGTWPSSRGLASLSAEVTHNHPEGVKGAMATADSIFLCRFYFGGYCREYEQPINDNHTECKRRIKDYIEKTYGYNLSQTLDEIRPNYRFNETCQETVPQAIIAFLESTDFEDAIRNAISLGGDSDTLAAITGSIAEAGYGIPDWIKDKTYSYLDEPLKDVVIRWENRIKAYQSPVRQISLF, from the coding sequence ATGCTTGGAGCAATTGTTGGAGATATTGTAGGTTCTGTTTACGAATGGAACAATATCAAAACGAAGGACTTTCCTTTATTTCGGAAAGACTGCTTTTTTACAGATGACACGGTTATGACCTGTGCTGTTGCAGAAGCGATTATGAATGGGGGACAAAAAGTCGACTTCATTGACGCGATGAAGAAATATGGCAGAATGTATCCGAATGCTGATTACGGTGATCGGTTTAATGCATGGCTAAACAGCGATAATCGTGAGCCTTATAATAGCTTTGGGAATGGATCAGCTATGCGTGTTTCTCCATGTGCTTGGGTCATGGACTGTAATGTCTATGAGAGAACTGGTACGTGGCCATCATCTAGAGGACTTGCGAGTCTTTCTGCAGAGGTAACTCATAATCATCCAGAAGGTGTCAAAGGTGCTATGGCTACAGCTGATTCTATCTTTCTGTGCCGTTTTTACTTTGGTGGTTATTGTAGAGAATATGAGCAACCAATTAATGACAATCATACAGAGTGTAAAAGACGGATTAAGGATTATATAGAGAAGACATATGGCTATAATCTATCTCAAACTTTAGATGAAATCCGTCCTAACTATCGTTTTAACGAAACATGTCAGGAAACTGTCCCTCAAGCCATTATCGCCTTTCTTGAGAGTACAGATTTCGAAGATGCGATAAGGAATGCCATTTCTCTTGGTGGCGATAGTGATACACTTGCTGCAATAACTGGTAGCATTGCAGAGGCAGGTTATGGTATTCCTGATTGGATCAAGGATAAGACCTACTCTTACTTGGATGAACCCTTAAAGGATGTAGTTATACGATGGGAAAATAGAATAAAAGCGTATCAATCTCCAGTACGTCAGATTTCTCTTTTCTGA
- a CDS encoding lipid kinase → MEKAMVIINPTSGGEKALNYKDKLENKAKEYFEHVETKITEKALDATHFAEEASSEQYDAVVVFGGDGTVNEVISGIAERDYIPKLGIIPGGTGNLITKLLEINQDIDGAIDELDFNLTNKIDIGKANDNYFGYIFSIGSLPEAIHNVEIEDKTKFGILAYAVNTMKSVMTDQVFNIKVETENGNYIGEASHVLVLLTNYFADKKIFEENKDGYANILILKDASLFSKLSVIPDLLKGDVVANDNIEYIKARNIKISSDSELESDVDGDKSDDLPVEIKVLGQHIEVFSKPKEE, encoded by the coding sequence ATGGAAAAAGCAATGGTAATTATCAACCCTACCTCTGGTGGCGAGAAGGCTTTGAATTACAAAGATAAGCTGGAAAATAAAGCAAAAGAATACTTTGAGCACGTGGAAACCAAAATTACCGAAAAGGCGCTGGATGCAACACATTTTGCTGAGGAAGCTTCTAGTGAGCAGTACGATGCAGTGGTTGTGTTTGGTGGAGATGGGACTGTCAACGAAGTCATTTCGGGTATTGCTGAGAGAGACTACATTCCTAAGTTGGGTATTATCCCAGGCGGTACGGGTAACCTCATTACAAAACTGTTGGAAATCAATCAAGACATCGATGGCGCGATTGATGAACTCGATTTTAACTTAACCAATAAGATTGATATCGGTAAAGCGAATGACAATTATTTTGGTTATATCTTTAGTATCGGTTCTCTGCCTGAGGCGATTCACAATGTTGAAATCGAGGACAAGACAAAATTCGGTATTTTAGCCTATGCTGTAAACACCATGAAGTCTGTCATGACAGATCAGGTCTTTAACATTAAGGTTGAGACAGAAAATGGAAATTATATTGGTGAAGCGAGCCATGTTTTGGTTCTCTTGACAAATTACTTCGCTGACAAAAAAATCTTTGAAGAAAACAAGGACGGCTATGCCAATATTTTGATTCTGAAAGATGCGTCTCTATTCTCTAAATTATCCGTCATTCCTGATTTATTGAAAGGCGATGTTGTCGCAAATGATAATATCGAATATATCAAAGCGCGCAATATTAAAATCTCCTCTGATAGTGAATTGGAGTCAGACGTTGACGGCGATAAGTCAGATGACCTACCTGTAGAGATTAAGGTACTGGGCCAACATATTGAAGTATTTTCAAAACCGAAAGAGGAATAG
- a CDS encoding alpha-glycosidase: MELSAIYHRPESEFAYLYKDKKLHIRIRTKKGDIKSINLHYGDPFIFMEEFYQDTKEMVKLTSDALFDYWHVEVSVDFARIQYLFEVTDTEGQSILYGDKGCVKNSIENLHAIGNGFKLPYIHEIDACQVPDWVSNTVWYQIFPERFANGNARLNPEGTLDWDSSVTPKSDDFFGGDLQGIIDHLDYLQDLGITGLYLCPIFESTSNHKYNTTDYFEIDRHFGDKETFRDLVEQAHQRGMKIMLDAVFNHIGSQSPQWQDVVQNGEQSAYKDWFHIQQFPVTTEKLANKRELPYHAFGFEDYMPKLNTANPEIKDYLLKVATYWIEEFDIDAWRLDVANEIDHQFWKDFRKAVLAKKPDLYILGEVWHTAQPWLNGDEFHAVMNYPLSDSIKDYFLRGVKKTDQFTDEINGQSMYYKQQISEVMFNLLDSHDTERILWTANEDAQLVKSALAFLFLQKGTPCIYYGTELSLTGGPDPDCRRCMPWERVSSDNDMLNFIKKLIKIRQHASATIQHGMYSLQEIKADVLTLQWNYDNQVLKAIFNQSKEDYHLQKEAVSLASNCQELENQLVISPKGFVIFH; this comes from the coding sequence ATGGAATTAAGTGCTATTTACCATAGGCCAGAGTCTGAGTTTGCCTATCTTTATAAGGATAAGAAACTTCATATTCGGATTCGAACTAAGAAAGGGGACATTAAAAGCATCAACTTGCATTACGGGGACCCTTTTATCTTTATGGAGGAGTTTTATCAAGATACAAAGGAAATGGTCAAGCTGACTTCCGACGCCTTATTTGACTATTGGCATGTTGAAGTTTCTGTTGACTTTGCGCGTATCCAGTATCTCTTTGAAGTCACAGATACAGAAGGCCAGAGCATTTTGTACGGCGATAAAGGCTGCGTGAAAAATTCTATAGAAAATCTTCATGCTATTGGAAATGGATTTAAACTACCTTATATTCATGAGATTGATGCCTGTCAGGTTCCCGACTGGGTTTCAAATACGGTATGGTATCAGATATTCCCTGAAAGATTTGCTAATGGAAATGCTCGATTAAACCCAGAAGGGACTTTAGATTGGGATTCATCTGTCACACCTAAGAGTGATGATTTCTTTGGTGGTGATTTACAGGGGATTATAGACCATCTGGATTATTTGCAAGACCTGGGCATTACTGGACTTTATCTTTGTCCTATCTTTGAATCTACGAGCAATCATAAGTACAATACGACAGATTACTTTGAAATTGACCGTCATTTTGGAGACAAGGAGACATTTCGGGATCTGGTCGAGCAAGCGCATCAGCGAGGTATGAAAATCATGCTGGATGCTGTCTTTAACCATATTGGTTCGCAATCTCCTCAATGGCAAGATGTTGTCCAAAATGGTGAACAGTCTGCTTACAAGGATTGGTTCCATATTCAACAATTCCCAGTGACGACTGAAAAGCTAGCCAATAAGAGAGAGTTACCCTATCATGCTTTTGGTTTCGAGGACTATATGCCTAAGCTAAATACAGCCAATCCAGAGATCAAGGATTATCTTTTAAAGGTTGCGACTTATTGGATTGAAGAGTTTGATATCGATGCTTGGCGTTTGGATGTGGCTAATGAGATTGACCATCAGTTCTGGAAGGATTTTCGCAAGGCAGTTTTAGCTAAAAAGCCTGATCTTTATATTTTAGGAGAAGTCTGGCATACGGCTCAGCCTTGGCTAAATGGAGATGAGTTCCATGCGGTCATGAATTATCCTTTATCTGATAGTATCAAGGACTATTTCTTACGAGGTGTTAAGAAAACGGATCAGTTCACCGATGAAATCAATGGGCAATCTATGTATTACAAGCAGCAGATTTCAGAAGTGATGTTTAATCTTCTAGATTCGCATGATACAGAACGTATTTTGTGGACGGCCAATGAAGACGCTCAACTGGTCAAGTCAGCCTTAGCCTTCCTCTTTTTACAAAAGGGAACACCGTGTATCTATTACGGAACAGAGTTATCCTTGACTGGAGGACCAGACCCAGATTGTCGTCGTTGTATGCCTTGGGAACGTGTATCAAGTGACAATGATATGCTGAACTTTATCAAGAAGCTAATCAAGATTCGCCAACATGCGTCAGCAACCATTCAGCACGGCATGTACAGCCTCCAAGAAATCAAAGCTGATGTACTAACCTTGCAATGGAATTACGATAACCAAGTCCTCAAAGCCATTTTCAACCAATCAAAAGAAGATTATCATTTACAAAAAGAAGCAGTTTCACTAGCAAGCAATTGCCAAGAATTGGAGAATCAGCTTGTCATCTCTCCAAAAGGATTTGTGATTTTTCATTAA
- a CDS encoding alpha/beta hydrolase, with protein sequence MKIFFIGGLGSNVYHSKDFLQELDSQVCFLNPYERFFQSELDLKSWFKNEIVEEESICLIGHSLGGDLARYLASEFHEVKKLILLDGGYLDLDKILPLDTELEEAKNYIESQVVSDLALLISKEKSEAKHWSENMEEAVRQSYHWNAEYNRYELAINSENIEAILRLRRKIQAFKREVGDTLFISPRYPNEARWREEALKELPDYFDTIFLENFGHELYTEAPKEIASLINEWLSCSH encoded by the coding sequence ATGAAGATATTTTTTATTGGCGGTCTAGGAAGCAATGTCTATCATAGCAAGGATTTTCTTCAAGAACTAGATTCACAGGTCTGTTTTCTAAATCCGTATGAAAGATTTTTTCAAAGCGAGTTAGATTTGAAATCATGGTTTAAAAATGAGATTGTGGAGGAAGAATCTATCTGTTTGATAGGCCATTCTCTTGGAGGAGATTTGGCTCGTTATCTCGCATCGGAATTTCATGAAGTGAAAAAACTGATTCTTTTGGATGGAGGCTATCTAGATTTAGATAAGATTTTACCTTTAGATACAGAGTTAGAGGAAGCTAAAAACTATATCGAATCTCAAGTTGTTTCGGACTTAGCTCTTCTTATTTCTAAAGAGAAATCTGAAGCAAAGCATTGGTCAGAAAATATGGAAGAAGCTGTAAGACAGTCTTATCACTGGAATGCGGAGTATAATAGATATGAGTTAGCTATAAATTCTGAAAATATAGAAGCGATTCTTCGACTACGGCGGAAAATCCAAGCTTTTAAGAGAGAAGTGGGGGATACCTTATTTATTAGTCCTCGCTATCCTAATGAAGCTAGATGGAGAGAGGAAGCCCTAAAAGAATTGCCAGACTATTTTGATACTATTTTTCTAGAGAACTTTGGCCATGAACTTTATACTGAAGCACCTAAAGAAATAGCTAGTCTAATTAATGAGTGGCTCTCTTGTTCTCATTGA
- a CDS encoding phosphate ABC transporter substrate-binding protein, producing the protein MIRFLVLAGYFELTIYLHLSGKLNQYINMHYSYLAYISMVLSFILAIVQLYIWMKQVKIHSHLNSRLAKVTSIALLAIPIVVGLTFPTVSLDSQTVSAKGYHFPLSEGTDQAIQTSEGTTSQYLKPDTSSYFSKTAYEKEMRTAADKYLSQDSIQITNENYMEVMEAIYDYPDEFEGKTVQFTGFVYNDPSHANSQFLFRFGIIHCIADSGVYGLLTKGNTRQYENNTWITAKGKLINHYHKELKQNLPTLEIDSFTKVDKPENPYVYRVF; encoded by the coding sequence ATGATTCGATTTTTAGTTTTAGCTGGCTATTTTGAACTGACTATTTATCTCCATCTGTCGGGCAAATTAAACCAGTACATCAACATGCACTATTCCTATCTGGCCTATATTTCCATGGTGCTTTCTTTTATATTGGCTATTGTTCAATTGTATATCTGGATGAAGCAAGTCAAAATCCACAGTCATCTAAATAGCCGATTGGCGAAGGTAACAAGTATTGCTCTTCTGGCAATTCCAATTGTTGTTGGTTTAACTTTCCCAACTGTTAGCTTGGATTCTCAGACCGTATCTGCCAAAGGCTATCATTTCCCCTTATCAGAAGGAACGGATCAAGCCATTCAGACCAGTGAAGGGACGACAAGCCAATATTTGAAACCAGATACCAGTTCTTATTTCTCAAAAACAGCCTATGAAAAGGAAATGCGAACAGCGGCGGATAAATACTTGTCCCAAGATAGCATTCAGATTACGAATGAAAACTATATGGAAGTCATGGAGGCTATCTACGACTATCCAGATGAATTCGAGGGCAAGACAGTCCAGTTCACAGGCTTTGTCTATAATGACCCCAGTCATGCCAATAGCCAATTTCTGTTCCGTTTCGGCATTATTCACTGTATCGCAGATTCCGGTGTGTATGGATTGCTGACTAAGGGAAATACCCGTCAGTATGAAAATAACACCTGGATTACAGCCAAAGGAAAACTGATCAATCACTACCATAAAGAACTCAAACAAAATCTCCCAACCTTGGAAATCGACAGCTTTACCAAAGTCGATAAACCAGAAAATCCATACGTATATCGCGTGTTTTAA
- a CDS encoding RNA-binding transcriptional accessory protein, with protein sequence MDKKYEKISQDLGVTLKQIDTVLSLTAEGATIPFIARYRKDMTGSLDEVAIKAIIDLDKSLTNLNDRKEAVLAKIQEQGKLTKELEEAILAAEKLADVEELYLPYKEKRRTKATIAREAGLFPLARLILQNVADLEKEAEKFVCEGFATGKEALAGAVDILVEALSEDVTLRAMTYQEVLRHSKLTSQVKDESLDEKQVFQIYYDFSETVGTMQGYRTLALNRGEKLGILKVGFEHATDRILAFFAARFKVKNAYIDEVVQQSVKKKVLPAIERRIRTELTEKAEEGAIQLFSDNLRNLLLVAPLKGRVVLGFDPAFRTGAKLAVVDATGKMLTTQVIYPVKPASARQIEEAKKDLAYLIGQYGVEIIAIGNGTASRESEAFVAEVLKNFPEVSYVIVNESGASVYSASELARQEFPDLTVEKRSAISIARRLQDPLAELVKIDPKSIGVGQYQHDVSQKKLSESLDFVVDTVVNQVGVNINTASPALLSHVAGLNKTISENIVKYREEEGKITSRAQIKKVPRLGAKAFEQAAGFLRIPESSNILDNTGVHPENYAAVKELFKILDIKELNEEAQSKLKSLSVKEMAQELDLGPETLKDIIADLLKPGRDFRDSFDAPVLRQDVLDIKDLVVGQKLEGVVRNVVDFGAFVDIGIHEDGLIHISHMSRKFIKHPSQVVSVGDLVTVWVKKIDTEREKVNLSLLAPNETD encoded by the coding sequence ATGGATAAAAAATATGAAAAAATCTCCCAGGATTTGGGAGTGACGTTAAAGCAAATCGATACCGTTCTAAGTTTGACAGCTGAAGGGGCGACAATTCCCTTCATCGCGCGTTACCGCAAGGACATGACTGGTAGTCTGGATGAGGTGGCGATTAAGGCCATTATCGACTTGGATAAAAGCTTGACTAACCTCAACGACCGTAAGGAAGCTGTCTTGGCTAAGATTCAAGAACAAGGCAAGTTGACCAAGGAATTGGAAGAGGCTATCTTAGCTGCTGAAAAATTAGCAGACGTAGAAGAACTCTATCTTCCTTATAAGGAAAAGCGTCGGACCAAGGCAACCATTGCCCGTGAAGCTGGGCTATTCCCACTTGCTCGTTTAATTTTGCAGAATGTAGCTGACTTAGAGAAAGAAGCTGAGAAGTTTGTTTGTGAAGGATTTGCGACAGGGAAGGAAGCTTTGGCTGGTGCAGTTGATATCTTGGTCGAAGCCTTATCGGAAGATGTGACACTGCGCGCTATGACTTATCAGGAGGTGTTGAGACACTCTAAACTTACTTCTCAAGTTAAGGATGAAAGCCTTGATGAAAAGCAGGTTTTTCAGATTTACTATGATTTTTCTGAGACAGTTGGAACTATGCAAGGTTATCGTACTTTGGCCCTCAATCGTGGGGAGAAGCTAGGGATTTTGAAAGTCGGTTTTGAACATGCTACGGACCGTATTCTAGCCTTCTTTGCTGCTCGTTTCAAGGTCAAAAATGCCTATATTGATGAAGTTGTCCAACAGTCAGTTAAGAAAAAGGTCTTGCCTGCTATCGAGCGACGCATTCGGACAGAATTAACTGAAAAGGCAGAGGAAGGGGCTATCCAACTCTTTTCTGATAATCTGCGCAATCTTCTCTTGGTTGCTCCGCTGAAAGGGCGCGTGGTTCTTGGATTTGACCCTGCCTTTCGTACAGGTGCCAAGCTAGCCGTTGTTGATGCAACTGGGAAAATGCTGACGACACAGGTTATTTATCCTGTCAAACCAGCATCTGCTCGCCAAATCGAAGAAGCCAAGAAAGATTTGGCATACTTGATTGGTCAATACGGCGTGGAAATTATTGCCATCGGAAATGGAACGGCTAGTCGTGAAAGTGAAGCCTTTGTGGCAGAAGTTCTTAAAAATTTTCCAGAAGTCAGCTATGTTATCGTCAATGAAAGTGGTGCTTCGGTCTATTCTGCCAGCGAACTTGCTCGTCAGGAGTTCCCAGACTTAACCGTTGAAAAGCGTTCTGCCATCTCTATCGCCCGTCGTTTGCAAGATCCCCTTGCTGAATTGGTCAAAATCGATCCTAAGTCAATTGGTGTTGGCCAATACCAGCATGATGTCAGTCAGAAGAAACTATCTGAAAGTCTGGACTTTGTCGTAGATACCGTGGTGAACCAAGTCGGTGTCAATATCAATACGGCCAGCCCAGCTCTTCTTTCCCATGTAGCTGGACTTAATAAAACCATTTCTGAAAATATTGTCAAATACCGTGAGGAAGAAGGAAAAATCACTTCACGCGCTCAAATCAAGAAAGTTCCTCGTCTGGGAGCCAAGGCTTTTGAGCAGGCTGCTGGTTTCCTTCGTATCCCTGAAAGTAGCAATATCCTTGATAATACAGGAGTTCATCCAGAAAATTATGCTGCCGTCAAGGAACTCTTCAAAATCTTGGATATCAAGGAACTGAACGAAGAGGCTCAAAGCAAACTCAAGTCGCTTTCAGTCAAGGAAATGGCGCAAGAGCTAGACCTTGGTCCTGAAACTCTTAAAGATATCATTGCAGATCTTCTCAAACCAGGTCGAGATTTCCGTGATTCCTTTGACGCACCTGTGCTTCGCCAAGATGTCCTAGATATTAAAGACTTAGTGGTTGGGCAGAAGCTAGAAGGAGTGGTGCGTAATGTCGTTGACTTCGGTGCCTTTGTTGATATCGGAATTCATGAGGACGGTTTGATTCACATATCCCATATGAGTCGCAAATTTATCAAACATCCCAGTCAAGTGGTGTCAGTTGGAGATTTGGTGACCGTTTGGGTTAAGAAAATCGATACTGAACGTGAAAAAGTCAATCTGTCGCTCCTGGCTCCAAATGAAACTGACTGA
- a CDS encoding SprT family protein has protein sequence MKLTDYVKQVSLEDFGRPFIHQARWNSRLRSTGGRFFPKDGHLDFNPKVYQELGLDVFRKIVRHELCHYHLYFQGKGYQHKDRDFKELLKAVDGLRFVPPLPNSNSKPIKLYRCQSCQQTYHRKRRIDTKRYRCGICLGKLLLINQPED, from the coding sequence ATGAAACTGACTGATTACGTCAAGCAGGTTTCGCTAGAAGACTTCGGAAGACCTTTTATCCATCAAGCCCGGTGGAATTCTCGTCTACGTTCGACAGGTGGGCGATTTTTCCCTAAAGATGGGCATTTAGATTTTAACCCTAAGGTTTATCAAGAACTGGGTTTGGATGTTTTTAGGAAAATTGTCCGACATGAACTCTGTCATTATCACCTCTATTTTCAAGGGAAGGGCTATCAACACAAGGATCGGGATTTTAAGGAACTGTTGAAAGCAGTGGATGGGTTACGCTTTGTGCCACCCTTGCCCAATAGCAACTCCAAGCCAATCAAGCTTTATCGTTGTCAATCCTGCCAGCAAACTTATCATCGCAAACGAAGGATTGATACCAAACGCTATCGCTGTGGAATTTGTCTAGGCAAGTTGCTACTGATAAATCAGCCTGAGGACTGA